One window from the genome of Cyclobacterium amurskyense encodes:
- a CDS encoding LytR/AlgR family response regulator transcription factor, whose protein sequence is MNCIIIEDQPPAQRILKKYIEDMGTLELMGTFSDPILAMEFLNNNGIDLIFLDIHLPRLTGLDLLKSLSKKPAIILTTAYSEYALESYELDVVDYLLKPFSFLRFVKAVGKVSVSVDSKTNEKPIIKSNPAKKEHFVKLGYDHVRIAFEDIMYIRADGDYCEIILMDKKYLSSEPMRKWMELLDGLHFIRIHKSYMVNITRIEKVSGNLITLVNGEQLPIGRAFKEDFSERFLK, encoded by the coding sequence ATGAATTGCATAATAATTGAAGACCAGCCACCAGCTCAAAGAATACTCAAAAAGTACATTGAGGACATGGGTACTCTTGAACTTATGGGTACTTTTAGTGACCCTATTCTGGCAATGGAGTTTTTGAATAACAATGGCATAGATCTGATTTTTTTGGACATTCATCTCCCTCGGTTAACAGGCCTTGATCTACTTAAAAGTTTAAGCAAAAAACCAGCTATTATCCTTACCACTGCCTATTCTGAATATGCATTGGAAAGTTACGAATTGGATGTAGTGGATTACTTATTAAAACCTTTTTCATTTCTACGCTTTGTAAAGGCGGTCGGTAAAGTTTCAGTGTCGGTAGACAGCAAAACCAATGAAAAGCCGATAATAAAATCAAACCCTGCCAAAAAAGAGCATTTTGTCAAATTAGGGTATGACCATGTCAGAATTGCTTTTGAAGACATCATGTACATACGTGCAGATGGTGATTACTGTGAGATCATCCTTATGGATAAAAAGTACTTGTCTTCTGAACCCATGCGAAAATGGATGGAACTTTTAGATGGGTTGCACTTTATCCGCATACATAAATCCTATATGGTAAATATAACCAGAATAGAGAAAGTTTCAGGGAATTTAATCACCTTAGTCAACGGCGAGCAATTGCCCATTGGCAGAGCATTTAAGGAAGATTTTTCCGAAAGATTCTTGAAGTAA
- a CDS encoding 3-keto-disaccharide hydrolase, with the protein MKPNKMNFPTFNRPSFQLSQLLAIFLLLLLFYSCGKSESKTTVKSTEAEWETIFNGKNLEGWTAKLQHHESGDNYANTFRVVDGIIQVNYDGYERFDERYGHLFYKKPYSSFHLKFDYRFTDQWMEDAPSYTYRNSGVMFHSQAPETILKEQDWPISVEYQMLADAGDGKPRPTGNMCSPGTEVFFNGEMDPRHCISSSSPTFPWDEWVHAELIVYSDSLVIHKVNGEQVLEYTNPQIGGGVANRFDPSYKVDGQMLKEGYIGLQAEGQGVEFKNIKIKELN; encoded by the coding sequence ATGAAACCCAATAAAATGAACTTCCCTACATTTAATCGTCCATCTTTTCAACTGTCTCAATTACTGGCTATATTTCTTCTGCTTTTATTGTTTTATTCCTGCGGAAAAAGTGAATCAAAGACCACAGTAAAATCAACAGAGGCTGAATGGGAAACCATCTTTAATGGCAAAAATCTGGAAGGTTGGACAGCAAAATTGCAGCACCATGAGTCAGGGGACAACTATGCAAACACCTTTCGGGTGGTAGATGGGATTATTCAGGTCAATTATGATGGCTATGAGCGTTTTGATGAGCGCTATGGTCACTTGTTTTATAAAAAACCATATTCTTCATTTCACTTAAAATTCGATTATCGCTTCACAGACCAATGGATGGAAGATGCACCTAGCTATACATATAGAAACAGTGGTGTTATGTTTCATTCCCAAGCACCCGAAACAATACTGAAAGAACAGGATTGGCCCATATCTGTTGAATACCAAATGCTGGCTGATGCTGGGGATGGTAAACCACGCCCTACAGGAAACATGTGCTCTCCTGGGACTGAAGTATTCTTTAATGGAGAAATGGATCCCAGACATTGTATTAGTTCCAGCTCTCCTACTTTTCCCTGGGACGAATGGGTACATGCAGAATTGATTGTATATAGTGATTCCCTTGTGATCCATAAGGTTAATGGTGAACAAGTATTGGAATACACCAATCCTCAAATTGGGGGTGGTGTTGCCAATCGTTTTGACCCTTCATATAAGGTTGATGGACAAATGCTAAAAGAAGGATACATTGGATTACAGGCCGAAGGACAGGGTGTAGAGTTTAAAAATATTAAAATAAAGGAATTAAACTAA
- a CDS encoding bifunctional SulP family inorganic anion transporter/carbonic anhydrase — protein MGFKQNKLFGPKTYNNPSKDIPAGIVVFLVALPLCLGIALASGAPLISGLISGMIGGLVVGLISRSHTSVTGPAASLSAVVLIAIQLLGSFQVFLLALLIGGLIQVALGFLKAGRIADYIPTNIIKGLLAAIGLILIFSQLPYALGVELNESRLLNYSQDFFTGLQERAFLVFTTIAPGALLLSLISLVIMIYWDKTPLKHLKLFPPSLFVVILGVGLNQLFKFYIPTLYLDGVHLVNIPEINHFGSLFTFPDFTAINDSKVWTYAFTIAIIGSIATLLNLEATDNLDPHKRRSPPNQELVAQGIGNTLAGLLGGIPITSVIVRSSVNIEAGAESKFSTLIHGFLLTISVLFLSNIINLIPLASLAAILLLVGYKLTSFRIIKQMYRKGWVQFLPFAVTVIAILLTDVLLGVLIGSAVSVFFLLRSNFYNPYYIEATNPVNKKKIVRLELSNEVSFLNKPAIKRTLWNLPNGTKVIIDASFSSYVEPDILEIFEDYKDTFAKENNIDFNIIGLGDNFTPRNKIKIDRKHSQDRNDLKTPQKILNFLEEGNKRYVDGDLVSRRFQNKKLKDFIKDAPLAIVVNCIDMREPLNMLMNTGIGDLIPLKVAGNILGADLIDTIEISCRKQHAKLILIMGHSPNKLINYALKNTMSSSEERISSLLTPAISEGFFKPKELNAENLEDWTERLTKWNIEYSRALVLSSNPYLKSEILKGNIGLCTAIFNRKTGKIEFSTLSIAENRSNNNSLN, from the coding sequence ATGGGATTTAAGCAGAATAAACTATTTGGTCCGAAAACATACAATAATCCTTCAAAGGATATTCCTGCTGGAATTGTGGTTTTTCTGGTAGCTCTTCCTCTGTGCTTGGGCATAGCTTTGGCAAGTGGTGCACCGTTGATCTCTGGATTAATTTCTGGAATGATTGGGGGGTTGGTTGTTGGCTTAATTAGTCGCTCCCACACAAGCGTAACCGGACCTGCTGCTAGCTTATCTGCGGTGGTATTAATTGCTATTCAACTGTTGGGTTCTTTTCAGGTATTCCTATTGGCACTATTGATAGGAGGCTTAATTCAAGTTGCCCTTGGTTTCCTTAAAGCCGGTAGAATTGCCGACTATATCCCAACCAATATTATAAAGGGTTTACTGGCTGCAATTGGGCTAATTCTTATTTTTTCCCAGTTGCCTTATGCACTGGGTGTAGAACTCAACGAAAGTCGACTATTGAATTATTCGCAAGATTTTTTTACAGGGCTACAAGAAAGAGCGTTTTTGGTTTTTACCACCATTGCACCTGGAGCACTTTTGCTATCTCTTATTTCATTGGTAATTATGATATACTGGGATAAAACCCCCTTAAAGCACTTAAAACTATTTCCTCCCTCCTTATTTGTTGTAATATTAGGAGTAGGACTTAACCAGCTTTTCAAGTTCTATATCCCTACCCTATATCTAGACGGTGTCCATCTGGTCAATATACCAGAAATAAATCACTTTGGTTCATTGTTTACCTTTCCTGATTTTACTGCCATAAATGACAGCAAAGTTTGGACCTATGCTTTCACCATTGCTATAATAGGTTCCATAGCCACACTTTTAAATCTGGAAGCTACAGACAATCTGGATCCTCATAAAAGAAGAAGCCCACCCAATCAAGAGTTGGTAGCTCAAGGGATAGGGAACACACTTGCAGGTTTATTAGGAGGAATCCCCATTACGTCAGTGATTGTACGTAGTTCTGTAAACATTGAGGCAGGTGCTGAATCCAAATTCTCTACACTGATCCATGGTTTTCTTTTGACCATTAGTGTTTTATTCCTCAGCAATATTATCAATTTAATCCCTTTGGCCTCCCTTGCTGCTATATTACTATTAGTTGGGTATAAACTTACTTCCTTTCGAATCATCAAACAGATGTACAGAAAAGGCTGGGTGCAGTTTTTACCCTTTGCAGTCACGGTAATTGCTATTCTCTTAACAGATGTGTTATTAGGTGTATTGATTGGATCAGCAGTAAGTGTCTTTTTCTTACTTAGAAGCAATTTTTATAATCCTTATTATATAGAGGCAACCAATCCTGTCAATAAAAAGAAAATTGTCCGACTTGAACTGTCAAATGAAGTCTCATTTTTAAACAAACCAGCCATTAAAAGAACGCTTTGGAACTTGCCAAATGGAACAAAAGTGATCATTGACGCTTCCTTTTCTTCCTACGTTGAACCCGATATTTTGGAGATTTTTGAGGATTACAAAGACACTTTTGCAAAGGAAAACAACATTGACTTCAACATAATAGGCTTGGGAGACAATTTCACACCTAGAAATAAAATTAAAATAGATCGAAAACATTCTCAAGATAGAAATGATCTTAAAACACCTCAAAAAATATTGAACTTCCTAGAAGAAGGTAATAAACGGTATGTAGACGGTGACCTGGTTTCGAGGAGATTCCAAAACAAGAAATTAAAGGATTTCATCAAGGACGCTCCTTTGGCCATTGTAGTCAATTGTATAGACATGCGCGAACCTCTTAACATGTTGATGAACACAGGAATAGGCGACCTAATTCCATTGAAAGTTGCAGGTAACATTCTAGGAGCCGACCTCATTGACACCATTGAAATTTCCTGCAGAAAACAACATGCCAAGCTAATTTTGATAATGGGGCATTCACCGAATAAACTAATTAACTATGCCTTAAAAAACACAATGAGCTCATCGGAAGAGCGAATCAGTAGCTTGCTGACACCTGCCATTTCTGAAGGTTTTTTCAAACCTAAAGAATTAAATGCAGAGAATCTGGAGGATTGGACTGAGCGATTAACAAAATGGAACATAGAATACTCCAGAGCTTTGGTTCTTTCCAGCAATCCTTATCTAAAGAGTGAAATCCTAAAAGGTAATATTGGCTTGTGTACGGCCATATTTAATAGGAAAACTGGAAAAATTGAGTTTTCCACGCTTAGTATTGCTGAGAATAGGTCTAATAATAATTCCCTAAATTAG
- a CDS encoding alpha/beta hydrolase family protein, with the protein MKFAKKYFPTAVIILLLFRVTAVIGQNDPDFFYNGDLLPDAPELAERGEYAVGVQTLELIHENQPDIANFSKEQQPRYDRPLTVEVWYPAEGDAQSETTYNDYIGVANDEKRPLSPFSFKGRAERNASPKKDEETYPLVIVSHGYLGSRYLMTYLTENLASKGYVVVAIHHTESTFEDPGKFSSTLYHRPIDDLFVLNEMEKRGKKDAGGFLAGMVDAEHTALIGYSMGGYGALNAAGAGFSSAFGGFFGQMTGGSDLIMERSLAKPSYSTSIDSRIKAVVAFAPWGMARGVWDNEGLANLKLPVFLVAGDQDDISGYEKGIKAVYDGAVNANRYILTYINARHNVAPNPPPAESFQKGMHLDEYLRYAEPAWDQRRINNINQHFVTAFLGIHLKGIDYSTYLDLPVDALEETWKGFKPRTSIGLELRHTGANN; encoded by the coding sequence ATGAAGTTTGCGAAGAAATATTTTCCAACAGCTGTAATTATACTATTATTATTCAGGGTTACTGCTGTGATTGGGCAAAACGACCCTGATTTTTTTTACAATGGAGATTTACTCCCTGATGCACCCGAGTTGGCAGAAAGGGGAGAATATGCAGTTGGTGTTCAAACCTTGGAACTTATACATGAAAACCAACCCGATATAGCCAATTTCAGTAAGGAGCAACAACCCAGGTACGACAGGCCTTTGACGGTGGAAGTTTGGTACCCTGCTGAGGGTGATGCTCAATCAGAAACTACCTACAACGACTATATAGGGGTTGCAAATGATGAAAAACGTCCTCTTAGTCCTTTTTCATTTAAAGGACGGGCCGAACGCAATGCTTCACCAAAAAAGGATGAAGAAACCTATCCTTTGGTGATTGTTTCACATGGGTATTTGGGTTCCAGGTACCTGATGACCTATCTAACTGAAAACCTGGCATCCAAAGGCTATGTAGTAGTAGCCATACACCATACAGAATCTACTTTTGAGGATCCAGGTAAATTTTCCAGTACCCTTTACCACCGGCCTATCGATGATTTATTCGTTTTAAATGAAATGGAAAAAAGGGGTAAGAAAGATGCTGGAGGTTTTTTAGCTGGAATGGTTGATGCAGAGCATACGGCTTTAATAGGTTATTCCATGGGAGGTTATGGCGCATTAAATGCTGCAGGGGCTGGGTTTTCTTCGGCCTTTGGTGGTTTCTTTGGGCAAATGACCGGGGGAAGTGATCTAATAATGGAGCGAAGCCTTGCGAAACCATCCTATTCAACTTCTATTGATTCAAGAATAAAGGCTGTAGTGGCTTTTGCACCTTGGGGTATGGCAAGAGGAGTGTGGGACAATGAGGGTTTGGCAAATCTTAAGCTTCCGGTATTTTTAGTGGCTGGAGACCAAGATGATATTTCAGGTTATGAAAAAGGAATTAAAGCCGTATATGATGGTGCCGTCAATGCCAATCGGTACATATTAACCTATATCAATGCAAGACATAATGTAGCTCCTAATCCACCACCAGCTGAATCATTCCAAAAGGGCATGCACCTGGATGAATACCTACGGTATGCAGAGCCTGCATGGGATCAGAGAAGAATTAATAATATTAACCAACACTTTGTCACTGCATTTTTAGGGATCCACCTTAAAGGCATAGACTATTCTACCTATCTTGATTTACCAGTGGATGCATTGGAAGAAACTTGGAAAGGTTTTAAACCTAGAACCTCTATTGGTTTAGAATTAAGGCATACAGGGGCCAATAATTGA
- a CDS encoding DUF4943 family protein produces the protein MKDMRFTLVIFALLAFVSCDKREEEMSENVTVNQYVDLLVKGEYSSTELPSFTASDIPELLEYRDSRQKISNFPINWISSSLTEESTLGMYVLWTVESIRAVAIDSEFLIGRFPSQNPVVQMRASPFEYVPEDESLEIVAEAYMEWWQKNKDRAFDEFKEVDPMLSTDLRWH, from the coding sequence ATGAAAGATATGAGATTTACTTTGGTTATTTTTGCGCTTTTGGCTTTTGTCAGCTGTGATAAAAGGGAAGAAGAGATGTCCGAAAATGTGACTGTCAATCAATATGTGGATTTACTTGTAAAGGGGGAATATTCCTCCACGGAATTACCGTCTTTTACGGCCTCTGATATCCCTGAGTTACTTGAATACCGTGACAGTAGACAAAAAATATCGAATTTCCCGATCAACTGGATATCTTCTTCCTTGACAGAAGAGAGCACTTTAGGGATGTATGTTTTATGGACAGTAGAATCAATCCGTGCAGTAGCTATCGATAGTGAATTTCTTATAGGGAGGTTCCCCTCTCAAAATCCTGTAGTGCAGATGCGGGCCAGTCCATTTGAATATGTGCCAGAGGATGAATCCCTTGAGATAGTCGCTGAAGCCTATATGGAATGGTGGCAGAAGAACAAAGATCGGGCATTTGATGAATTTAAGGAAGTTGATCCAATGTTGAGTACTGACCTAAGGTGGCATTAA
- a CDS encoding chloride channel protein, with amino-acid sequence MNRKIKVLYISFLQFKKNFIQYPYRKFNFIELFLIWLSQKLTRSQFLVLSGILVGLSAGSAGVILKVFVHYIQSSISTDVPLQERLLIYGVLPMIGVTLTSFVVKYFYNGDEEKEISFILKDISKKQSKVKSSKMFSQILQSGITVGFGGSVGLETPIAVTGSAIGSNFAQRYRLGFKERTLLLAAGAAAGIAAAFNAPIAGIMFAFEIILTGLVFTDFIPLVIAAICGSLLSTIILNEDILFNFQARETFNHINVVYFLALGVLTGLYARYFLVVGQMVHKFFEKFKNKVIRKALLGGAILSILCVLFPPLFGEGYMNIRTIYQGNVDLLIEDSLFRYLGNSDVIIIVFLSLTILIKAFATSITLSSGGNGGNFAPSLMAGGLLGFVFGFSLEIMGFTDVPTTNLMLVGMAGVMSGAMYAPLTAIFLIAESSSGYDLFIPLMIVSVTSYIINRSFSPINPSFKELAEKGDIFTTRQDQNILSHISLNECINPSSIVIRTTDSMEEVLHIFRNSDQNSMAVVDANNQFWGVLNREHLRPFLLNKESADGTSVSQLAIAPPFIISPNDSVMEVTKMFDEADVWQLPLLDEDRRFKGFISRSKILTNYRALLRDYSE; translated from the coding sequence ATGAATAGGAAAATAAAAGTTCTTTACATAAGTTTTTTACAATTCAAAAAGAATTTTATTCAGTATCCTTACAGGAAATTTAATTTTATAGAGTTATTTTTAATATGGCTGAGTCAAAAACTTACTCGGTCTCAGTTTCTTGTTTTGTCGGGGATTTTGGTGGGTTTGAGTGCAGGGTCTGCTGGCGTAATCCTTAAAGTATTTGTCCATTATATCCAATCCTCAATAAGTACCGATGTTCCGCTACAGGAAAGGCTGCTAATATATGGTGTACTGCCTATGATTGGTGTTACCTTAACCTCCTTCGTGGTAAAGTATTTTTATAACGGAGATGAGGAGAAGGAAATATCCTTCATTCTTAAAGACATTTCTAAAAAACAAAGCAAGGTAAAATCAAGTAAAATGTTTTCCCAGATTCTTCAGAGTGGGATAACAGTTGGGTTTGGAGGTTCGGTAGGACTTGAAACTCCAATAGCCGTTACGGGTTCTGCAATAGGTTCTAACTTTGCCCAAAGGTATAGACTGGGTTTTAAGGAGAGGACTTTATTATTGGCAGCAGGTGCTGCGGCAGGCATTGCTGCTGCATTTAATGCGCCCATAGCGGGTATAATGTTCGCCTTCGAGATAATTTTAACCGGGCTAGTCTTTACAGATTTTATACCTTTGGTTATTGCGGCCATATGCGGGAGTTTACTTTCAACCATAATTTTAAACGAGGACATATTGTTTAATTTTCAGGCCCGTGAGACCTTCAACCATATCAATGTGGTTTATTTTCTAGCATTAGGAGTGTTGACTGGTCTGTATGCCAGGTATTTTTTAGTAGTAGGGCAAATGGTCCATAAATTCTTTGAAAAATTTAAAAATAAAGTAATTCGAAAAGCACTTTTAGGTGGGGCTATCCTATCTATCCTTTGTGTTTTATTCCCACCGCTCTTTGGGGAGGGGTATATGAATATTAGGACCATATATCAGGGCAATGTGGACTTGTTGATAGAGGACAGTCTTTTCCGATATCTAGGTAATTCAGATGTTATTATCATTGTATTTTTATCCCTAACAATACTTATAAAAGCATTTGCTACGAGCATCACTCTTAGTTCTGGAGGTAATGGAGGTAATTTTGCTCCATCTTTGATGGCAGGAGGGCTTTTGGGCTTTGTGTTTGGGTTTTCCTTGGAAATAATGGGCTTTACAGATGTGCCTACCACCAATTTAATGTTGGTAGGTATGGCTGGAGTGATGTCAGGAGCCATGTATGCGCCTCTAACAGCGATTTTCCTTATAGCCGAGTCAAGTAGTGGATATGACTTATTTATCCCTTTAATGATCGTGTCAGTAACCTCTTATATAATTAACAGGTCGTTTTCACCAATCAACCCTTCTTTTAAAGAGTTGGCTGAAAAAGGAGATATTTTTACAACAAGGCAGGACCAGAATATATTGTCACATATTTCACTTAATGAATGTATCAACCCTTCTTCGATTGTTATCCGTACCACAGACAGTATGGAGGAGGTTTTGCACATATTTAGGAATAGCGATCAAAACAGCATGGCTGTAGTGGATGCCAATAACCAATTTTGGGGAGTATTGAATAGGGAGCATTTGCGCCCATTCCTTTTGAATAAAGAGTCTGCTGATGGTACAAGTGTTAGCCAATTGGCCATTGCTCCACCATTTATTATTTCACCCAATGATTCTGTGATGGAGGTGACCAAGATGTTTGATGAAGCGGATGTATGGCAACTGCCTCTTCTTGATGAGGACAGAAGATTTAAGGGTTTTATTAGTAGATCAAAAATCTTAACCAATTACCGTGCTTTGTTAAGGGATTATTCGGAATAA
- a CDS encoding peroxiredoxin, with protein sequence MALRLGDIAPDFTADSSVGKINFYDYLGDSWGILFSHPADYTPVCTTELGAASKLKDEFAKRNVKMLALSVDGAESHRSWIKDINETQDTTVEFPIIADEDKKVSELYDMIHPNSSESFTVRSVFIIGNDKKVKLIITYPASTGRNFVELLRVIDSLQLTANYSVATPADWKSGEDVVVSPAIKTEDIPAKFPKGFKEIKPYLRMTPQPDLK encoded by the coding sequence ATGGCCTTAAGATTAGGAGATATTGCACCGGATTTTACTGCTGACTCTTCAGTAGGAAAAATCAACTTTTATGATTACCTAGGAGACAGCTGGGGTATTTTGTTTTCCCACCCTGCAGATTACACTCCAGTATGTACTACCGAATTGGGAGCAGCTTCAAAGTTAAAAGACGAATTTGCCAAGAGAAATGTTAAAATGCTTGCCTTAAGTGTGGATGGAGCAGAAAGTCACAGATCTTGGATCAAGGATATTAATGAGACTCAAGATACTACGGTTGAGTTTCCTATTATTGCTGATGAAGACAAGAAAGTTTCCGAACTTTATGACATGATTCACCCCAATTCTAGTGAAAGTTTTACTGTTCGTTCTGTATTTATCATTGGTAATGACAAAAAGGTAAAATTGATCATCACTTACCCTGCAAGCACTGGTAGAAACTTTGTAGAATTATTAAGGGTAATTGATTCATTGCAGTTGACTGCTAATTATTCTGTTGCTACTCCAGCAGATTGGAAAAGTGGAGAAGATGTAGTTGTTTCCCCTGCCATTAAAACGGAGGACATTCCTGCAAAATTCCCTAAAGGATTTAAAGAAATAAAACCTTATTTGAGAATGACTCCTCAACCGGACTTGAAATAA